The following are from one region of the Shinella sp. PSBB067 genome:
- the lpxD gene encoding UDP-3-O-(3-hydroxymyristoyl)glucosamine N-acyltransferase, whose translation MEHNWFFPPHDGIRLGDLAVALGAELADAAQADRVVRNVSPVSRAKDGDLCYILSRKLRAELDTSQATAILCERPLAALVPAHIAVLISARPHTAFAMAGALLHPAAMRPEAMTSAPAGVAPGAYVDPAARLEPGVTVEPMAVIGKGAEIGEGTHIGPGAVIGAGVRIGRNCTIAAGVTIQYALVGNNVIIHPGARIGQDGFGYAPGLKPGMIKIVQIGRVIIQDNVEIGANTTVDRGTMDDTVIGEGTKIDNQVQVGHNVRIGRHCGIVSKVGIAGSTRIGDGVMIGGASGINGHITIGDGVQIAAMSGVVADIPAGEKYGGIPARPMRDFLRDMAEIVMRSSTRVQKKGGNDE comes from the coding sequence ATGGAGCATAACTGGTTTTTTCCGCCCCATGACGGTATCCGTCTGGGTGACCTTGCGGTCGCGCTTGGGGCGGAGCTTGCCGATGCTGCACAGGCCGACCGGGTCGTGCGCAACGTATCGCCCGTAAGCCGGGCGAAAGACGGCGATCTCTGTTACATCCTCTCCCGCAAGCTTCGCGCCGAGCTCGATACGAGCCAGGCGACGGCGATCCTTTGCGAGCGCCCGCTCGCCGCGCTGGTTCCCGCGCATATCGCCGTGCTGATTTCCGCGCGCCCGCATACAGCTTTCGCCATGGCCGGCGCACTGCTGCATCCGGCGGCCATGCGGCCGGAGGCAATGACCTCCGCGCCTGCCGGGGTAGCTCCGGGCGCCTATGTCGACCCGGCGGCGCGGCTCGAACCCGGCGTGACGGTCGAACCCATGGCGGTCATCGGCAAGGGCGCGGAGATCGGCGAGGGCACGCATATCGGCCCCGGCGCGGTCATCGGCGCCGGCGTGCGGATCGGCCGCAACTGCACGATCGCCGCGGGCGTCACCATTCAATATGCGCTTGTCGGCAACAATGTCATCATCCATCCCGGCGCCCGCATCGGCCAGGACGGCTTCGGCTATGCGCCGGGCCTGAAGCCCGGCATGATCAAGATCGTCCAGATCGGCCGCGTCATCATCCAGGACAATGTCGAGATCGGCGCGAACACGACGGTCGACCGCGGCACGATGGACGATACCGTGATCGGCGAGGGCACCAAGATCGACAATCAGGTGCAGGTGGGCCACAACGTGCGCATCGGCCGCCATTGCGGCATCGTCAGCAAGGTCGGCATCGCCGGCAGCACGCGGATCGGCGACGGCGTGATGATCGGCGGCGCCTCGGGCATCAACGGCCACATCACCATCGGCGACGGCGTGCAGATCGCCGCCATGAGCGGCGTGGTCGCCGATATTCCGGCGGGCGAGAAATACGGCGGTATTCCCGCCCGTCCGATGCGTGATTTCCTTCGCGACATGGCGGAAATCGTCATGCGTTCCAGCACTCGAGTCCAGAAGAAGGGGGGCAATGATGAGTGA
- the lpxB gene encoding lipid-A-disaccharide synthase, translating to MTREPISVGVIAGEVSGDLLGGDLVAALRAAHGGPIELVGVGGEALERQGLKSLFDFSELSIMGISQVLKRLPSLLRRIRQTADALIAARPDVLIIIDSPDFTHRVARRVRKALPDLPVVNYVCPSVWAWKEERAPRMRAYVDHVLALLPFEPAAMERLGGPATTYVGHRLVGDADIQRVRAARLARPGGGPGGKTCLLLPGSRSTEIGRLLPVFGEMAKELCARHADIRFLLPTVPRQEPLVRRLTADWPAPPEITVSTQDKWAAFAAADAAIAASGTVILELALAGVPVVSTYRFDWIANFFLRRVKIWTAAIPNLIADYAVVPEYLNEQVRPGVLTRWFERLSTDTTERRAMLEGYALVEARMQTARPPGETGATVILDLLATKKPGRN from the coding sequence ATGACGAGAGAACCGATCAGTGTCGGCGTCATTGCCGGCGAGGTCTCCGGGGACCTGCTTGGCGGCGATCTCGTGGCGGCGCTGCGCGCGGCCCATGGCGGGCCGATCGAGCTCGTCGGTGTCGGCGGCGAGGCGCTGGAGCGGCAGGGGCTGAAATCCCTCTTCGACTTCTCCGAACTCTCCATCATGGGCATCTCGCAGGTGCTGAAGCGCCTGCCGTCGCTGCTGCGCCGCATCCGCCAGACGGCGGACGCCTTGATCGCCGCGCGCCCGGACGTGCTGATCATCATCGACAGCCCGGATTTCACCCATCGCGTCGCCCGGCGCGTCCGCAAGGCACTGCCGGACCTGCCTGTCGTCAACTATGTCTGCCCCAGCGTCTGGGCCTGGAAGGAAGAGCGGGCGCCGCGCATGCGCGCCTATGTCGACCATGTGCTCGCCCTGCTGCCGTTCGAGCCGGCGGCGATGGAGCGGCTCGGCGGTCCGGCCACCACCTATGTCGGCCACCGGCTGGTCGGCGATGCGGACATCCAACGGGTGCGCGCCGCACGGCTTGCGCGGCCCGGGGGCGGGCCTGGCGGGAAGACCTGCCTTCTCCTGCCCGGTTCGCGCAGCACGGAGATCGGCCGCCTCCTTCCGGTGTTCGGCGAGATGGCGAAGGAGCTTTGCGCGCGCCATGCCGATATCCGCTTCCTGCTGCCCACCGTGCCGCGGCAGGAGCCGCTGGTGCGGCGGCTGACGGCGGACTGGCCGGCGCCGCCTGAGATCACCGTATCGACGCAGGACAAGTGGGCGGCATTCGCTGCCGCCGACGCGGCGATCGCGGCCTCCGGCACGGTCATCCTGGAACTTGCGCTCGCTGGCGTGCCCGTCGTGTCGACCTATCGCTTCGACTGGATCGCCAATTTCTTCCTGCGCAGGGTGAAAATCTGGACGGCGGCCATTCCCAACCTCATCGCCGATTATGCCGTCGTGCCGGAATATCTCAACGAGCAGGTGCGGCCGGGAGTCCTGACGCGCTGGTTCGAGCGTCTTTCCACTGACACGACCGAGCGCCGGGCCATGCTGGAAGGCTACGCTCTCGTAGAGGCCCGCATGCAGACCGCCCGCCCGCCCGGCGAAACCGGCGCGACGGTGATCCTCGATCTTCTCGCAACAAAAAAGCCCGGTCGAAACTGA
- a CDS encoding ComEC/Rec2 family competence protein, whose translation MAEGKVEERGEAAEAHGWRTAAEASALPAVSGHRAPPRRAPFAAVLRVAGQLRSDATGRHALAAAFAEERAHGHFFLFVPVFMGAGAALWFAAAADPSPLAMILVALAALLPAWRLRHREGWPALAAGAAFLVPVGMLLAALESARLDTIILDAPVTTEIGGRVLSRESDARGAIRYRIALETTQGPVLKRAPGVVTVLARSTHDPIAIGSGITGRARLGPPSGPSLAGLNDFAFDAYFAGTGAVGYFYRAPTAMAGTETGLEGRVRREIATWRNSLTEHIRGRIGGDAGAIAAALVTAEQRAISAETVEALRQAGLTHVLAISGLNMVLAAGTFLVGARGLMALIPGFAERYPTKKIAAAGALVMVTLYILVSGGAISAVRSWIMICVMLVAVMFGRSAISLRNVAISAILILIVTPSAVTNPGFQMSYAATLGLVAGYAAWRERPVRRESRGGRFQLLGGSAGRFFGGLLLSSLIGSLSTLIYSVGHFHRIPAYGLAGNLLAMPVISAIVMPFGLMAVLLMPFGLDAIPFVIMGKGIDWMIAMSNWVASWKGEIVIGRIPPLAFLLIGVGGGLLCILRTRLRHAGTLLVVLGIGIACWPDGRPHPEVLVSEDGRLVAVLDGARVATNRARPPGFVYDQWRRALRLGELVKPDMRKTAGLTLEDAGEKPAGAPEGKRPRRKADRQKARDALTAALDAAGKGPGFVCETKAFCAAVSPSGWRIVTLEDTAFLGTACDGADLVVVPFALRLDACRSGARLVTARHLRRTGALEIRPAAAAAAVASLPEAEFTSSVETLDRPWSRHRTYDWRTGSFDNGQAVSDNDG comes from the coding sequence ATGGCCGAGGGGAAAGTCGAGGAGCGGGGAGAGGCGGCCGAGGCCCATGGCTGGCGGACGGCGGCCGAGGCAAGCGCCCTGCCTGCGGTTTCCGGCCATCGGGCGCCGCCTCGCCGGGCGCCGTTTGCCGCCGTGCTGCGGGTGGCGGGCCAGCTTCGCAGCGATGCGACAGGGCGGCATGCCCTTGCCGCTGCCTTTGCCGAGGAGCGGGCGCACGGCCATTTCTTCCTGTTCGTGCCTGTCTTCATGGGGGCGGGCGCTGCGCTCTGGTTTGCCGCCGCAGCCGATCCGTCGCCGCTCGCCATGATCCTCGTGGCGCTCGCGGCGCTCCTGCCGGCCTGGCGCCTTCGCCACCGGGAGGGGTGGCCGGCGCTTGCCGCGGGCGCGGCGTTCCTCGTTCCGGTCGGAATGCTGCTTGCCGCCCTCGAAAGCGCGCGGCTCGATACGATCATCCTGGACGCTCCGGTAACGACCGAGATCGGCGGCCGGGTGCTGTCACGCGAAAGCGACGCGCGCGGGGCGATCCGCTATCGCATCGCGCTGGAGACGACGCAGGGGCCTGTCCTGAAACGTGCACCGGGTGTGGTGACAGTGCTTGCGCGCAGCACGCATGACCCCATCGCCATCGGCAGCGGCATAACGGGGCGCGCGCGCCTCGGCCCGCCCTCCGGCCCGTCGCTCGCCGGGCTCAACGATTTCGCGTTCGACGCCTATTTCGCGGGGACCGGCGCCGTCGGCTATTTCTACAGGGCTCCGACCGCCATGGCGGGCACCGAAACCGGGCTGGAGGGGCGGGTCCGCCGCGAGATTGCGACATGGCGCAACAGCCTGACCGAGCATATACGCGGCCGCATCGGCGGGGACGCGGGGGCGATCGCCGCGGCGCTCGTGACGGCGGAGCAGCGGGCGATCAGCGCGGAGACGGTGGAGGCGCTGCGGCAGGCGGGGCTGACCCATGTGCTCGCCATTTCCGGGCTCAACATGGTGCTGGCCGCCGGGACCTTCCTCGTCGGTGCGCGCGGGCTGATGGCGCTGATCCCCGGCTTTGCCGAACGCTATCCCACCAAGAAGATCGCAGCAGCCGGGGCGCTCGTCATGGTGACGCTCTACATCCTCGTCTCGGGCGGGGCGATCTCGGCCGTGCGCTCATGGATCATGATCTGCGTCATGCTCGTCGCGGTGATGTTCGGCCGTTCGGCGATCAGCCTGCGCAACGTGGCGATCTCGGCGATCCTCATCCTCATCGTCACGCCCTCGGCCGTCACCAATCCCGGCTTCCAGATGTCCTACGCGGCGACGCTCGGCCTCGTCGCCGGCTATGCGGCCTGGCGCGAGCGTCCGGTTCGCCGCGAAAGCCGGGGCGGGCGTTTCCAGCTCCTCGGCGGCTCGGCGGGCCGCTTCTTCGGCGGACTGCTTCTCTCCTCGCTGATCGGCAGCCTTTCCACGCTCATCTATTCGGTCGGCCATTTCCATCGCATTCCCGCCTACGGGCTTGCCGGGAACCTCCTGGCCATGCCGGTCATCAGCGCCATCGTCATGCCGTTCGGGCTGATGGCGGTGCTGCTCATGCCCTTCGGCCTCGACGCCATTCCCTTCGTCATCATGGGCAAGGGGATCGATTGGATGATCGCGATGTCGAACTGGGTCGCCAGTTGGAAGGGCGAGATCGTCATCGGCCGCATTCCGCCGCTCGCCTTCCTGCTGATCGGCGTCGGCGGCGGCCTGCTCTGCATCCTACGCACTAGGCTGCGTCACGCGGGCACCTTGCTGGTCGTGCTGGGCATCGGCATTGCATGCTGGCCCGACGGGCGTCCGCATCCCGAGGTGCTGGTGTCGGAGGACGGCCGCCTCGTCGCCGTTCTCGATGGCGCCAGGGTGGCGACGAACCGAGCCCGGCCGCCGGGTTTCGTCTACGATCAATGGCGCCGGGCGCTCCGGCTCGGCGAACTCGTCAAACCGGACATGCGCAAGACGGCGGGCCTGACGCTGGAGGATGCCGGGGAAAAGCCGGCGGGAGCGCCAGAAGGAAAGCGACCGCGGCGCAAGGCGGATCGGCAGAAGGCGAGGGATGCCCTCACCGCGGCTCTCGATGCGGCGGGAAAAGGCCCCGGTTTCGTCTGCGAAACGAAAGCCTTCTGCGCTGCCGTCTCGCCGAGCGGCTGGCGGATCGTCACGCTGGAGGACACCGCCTTCCTCGGCACGGCCTGCGACGGGGCGGATCTCGTCGTCGTGCCCTTTGCCCTGCGGCTGGATGCCTGCCGCTCCGGCGCCCGGCTGGTGACCGCGCGGCATCTGCGGCGAACGGGCGCGCTGGAAATCCGGCCCGCTGCGGCAGCCGCGGCCGT
- the fabZ gene encoding 3-hydroxyacyl-ACP dehydratase FabZ, with amino-acid sequence MSEETRATLGVADLREILTLLPHRYPFLLVDKIIEIDGDDSAIGIKNVTVNEPHFMGHFPDHPIMPGVLLVEGMAQTAGAICARKAGTGSNLVYFMTIDNARFRKPVVPGDRVEFHVTKQKQRGNIWKFHCDAKVDGQLAAEADIGAMIVKKEDALK; translated from the coding sequence ATGAGTGAAGAAACCAGGGCAACGCTCGGCGTGGCGGACCTGCGTGAAATCCTCACGCTTCTTCCCCACCGCTATCCCTTCCTGCTGGTCGACAAGATCATCGAGATCGACGGGGACGATTCGGCCATCGGCATCAAGAACGTGACGGTGAACGAGCCGCATTTCATGGGACACTTTCCCGATCACCCGATCATGCCCGGCGTCCTGCTCGTCGAGGGCATGGCGCAGACGGCGGGCGCGATCTGCGCGCGCAAGGCCGGCACGGGATCGAACCTCGTCTATTTCATGACGATCGACAATGCCCGTTTCCGCAAGCCGGTCGTGCCCGGCGACCGCGTGGAGTTCCACGTCACGAAGCAGAAGCAGCGCGGCAATATCTGGAAGTTTCACTGCGATGCAAAAGTTGATGGGCAACTTGCCGCCGAAGCTGATATCGGCGCGATGATCGTGAAAAAGGAAGACGCCTTAAAATGA
- the lpxA gene encoding acyl-ACP--UDP-N-acetylglucosamine O-acyltransferase, translating to MIAASAKIHPLSVVEDGAVIGENVVVGPFCHVGPKVVLKDGVELLTHVVVTGRTVIGRGTRIFPNAVIGGDPQSVHHDGAETTLDVGDLCVIREGVTMNAGTTEGGGRTVVGNNNLFLANSHVAHDCILGDHIILSNNVMLAGHVKIEDRVILGGGSAVHQFTRIGRQAFIGGLSAVSYDVIPYGMLNGNPGILGGLNVVGMSRAGMDKATIHQVRRAFKQIFEGEGSIRVNAAAIREEYAESAPAMQILDFIAAESDRALSSPNRGKG from the coding sequence ATGATTGCCGCCAGTGCGAAGATCCATCCGCTCTCCGTCGTCGAGGACGGGGCGGTCATCGGTGAGAACGTCGTCGTCGGTCCCTTCTGCCATGTCGGGCCGAAGGTCGTTCTCAAGGATGGCGTGGAGCTTCTGACGCATGTGGTGGTCACAGGCCGTACCGTCATCGGGCGTGGCACGCGCATCTTCCCCAATGCCGTCATCGGCGGCGATCCGCAGAGCGTGCATCACGACGGCGCCGAGACGACGCTCGACGTCGGCGACCTGTGCGTGATCCGCGAAGGCGTGACGATGAATGCCGGCACGACCGAGGGCGGCGGCCGGACGGTCGTCGGCAACAACAATCTCTTCCTCGCCAATTCGCATGTCGCGCACGATTGCATCCTGGGCGACCATATCATCCTGTCGAACAACGTCATGCTCGCCGGCCATGTGAAGATCGAGGATCGCGTCATTCTCGGCGGCGGCTCCGCCGTGCACCAGTTCACCCGCATCGGCCGCCAGGCCTTCATCGGCGGTCTTTCGGCCGTGTCCTACGACGTCATCCCCTACGGCATGCTGAACGGCAATCCCGGCATCCTCGGCGGCCTCAATGTCGTGGGCATGTCGCGTGCCGGCATGGACAAGGCGACGATCCATCAGGTTCGCCGCGCCTTCAAGCAGATCTTCGAGGGCGAAGGATCCATCCGCGTCAATGCCGCCGCGATCCGCGAGGAATATGCGGAGAGCGCTCCGGCCATGCAGATCCTCGATTTCATCGCCGCGGAAAGCGACCGGGCCCTTTCGTCTCCCAACCGGGGCAAGGGCTGA
- the bamA gene encoding outer membrane protein assembly factor BamA — protein MKAGSNFLNAVSAVALSASMVVTGGSVATLVSAGVAQAAVVRNIQVHGADRVSANTVKANLAIQPGKTFSNADIDESVRRLYATGYFSDVRISVSGGTLVVTVNENQLINEVVINGNRKIKDDKLQGVLRSRSLGPYNETTIEADKQAIRDAYAAIGRSDATVTTQTYPLGNGRVNVAFVVDEGDRTKISQINFVGNEAYSNGRLRSVILTKKSNFLSFLTRKDVYSQEKLRADEEALRQFYFNNGYADFRVISSEAVLDEASNEYVVTFTVEEGQRYNFGDVNVESTVEGLDSEELKGLIESRPGKVYRAKDVQETMSEISQRVAAQGYPFARVTPRGNRDLGNGTIAVDYLVDQGERAYVERIEIRGNTRTRDYVIRREFDIGEGDAFNQEVVARAKRRLEALGYFSSVNITTAPGSESDRVVLVVDVQDQSTGSFGIGGGYETGNKGGFKLEASIEEKNFLGRGQYIRIAAGGGKDSRDYSLSFTEPYFLGYRLAAGFDVFKNEDKSESNYSVDTQGFTLRVTAPITEDLSTTFKYNYAKLEYDSALPNNDTRLATPYWAAIHGGPWVRSSISHSLTYDTIDDRTMPRDGIFAQVTQEFAGVGGDSDYYKITGKARYFYTLLDDADVIGSIAVGGGHLWGTGGETRVFDQFTLSASELRGFESSGIGPRATATGDAIGGTTYFTASAEASFPLPMVPRDSGFRGAVFVDAGTLYGNKVKVDPTDNVKGTDMSLRASVGASIIWASPFGPLRFDYAVPIKKEEFDEVQRFKFGIATQF, from the coding sequence ATGAAAGCTGGTTCAAACTTTTTGAACGCCGTGTCTGCCGTTGCACTGTCGGCGAGTATGGTTGTCACGGGCGGCTCTGTTGCCACGCTTGTCTCTGCCGGCGTCGCCCAGGCGGCCGTCGTCCGGAACATCCAGGTGCATGGCGCCGATCGCGTCAGCGCCAATACGGTCAAGGCCAATCTCGCGATCCAGCCCGGCAAGACCTTCTCCAATGCCGACATCGACGAATCCGTCCGTCGCCTCTATGCGACCGGCTACTTCTCCGACGTCCGCATCTCGGTTTCCGGCGGCACGCTCGTCGTGACCGTCAATGAGAACCAGCTGATCAACGAAGTCGTCATCAACGGCAACCGCAAGATCAAGGACGACAAGCTGCAGGGCGTCCTCCGCTCGCGCTCGCTCGGCCCATACAATGAGACGACGATCGAAGCCGACAAGCAGGCGATCCGCGACGCCTATGCCGCCATCGGCCGCAGCGACGCAACCGTCACCACGCAGACCTATCCGCTCGGCAACGGCCGTGTGAACGTCGCCTTCGTGGTGGACGAGGGCGACCGCACGAAGATCTCGCAGATCAACTTCGTCGGCAACGAAGCCTACAGCAACGGACGCCTGCGCTCCGTCATCCTCACCAAGAAGTCGAACTTCCTCTCCTTCCTGACCCGCAAGGACGTCTACAGCCAGGAGAAGCTGCGCGCCGACGAAGAGGCACTGCGCCAGTTCTACTTCAACAACGGCTATGCCGACTTCCGCGTCATCTCGTCCGAGGCCGTTCTCGACGAGGCGTCGAACGAATATGTCGTGACCTTCACGGTCGAGGAAGGCCAGCGCTACAATTTCGGCGACGTGAACGTCGAATCGACGGTCGAGGGCCTCGACTCGGAAGAGCTGAAGGGCCTGATCGAATCGCGTCCGGGCAAGGTCTACCGCGCCAAGGATGTCCAGGAGACGATGTCCGAGATCTCGCAGCGCGTCGCGGCGCAGGGCTATCCCTTCGCCCGCGTGACGCCGCGCGGCAACCGTGATCTCGGCAACGGCACGATCGCCGTCGACTATCTCGTCGACCAGGGCGAGCGCGCCTATGTCGAGCGCATCGAAATCCGCGGCAACACCCGCACGCGCGACTACGTCATCCGCCGCGAGTTCGACATCGGTGAAGGCGACGCCTTCAACCAGGAAGTCGTTGCACGCGCCAAGCGCCGCCTCGAAGCGCTGGGCTACTTCTCCAGCGTCAACATCACGACGGCTCCGGGCAGCGAATCCGACCGTGTCGTCCTGGTCGTCGACGTGCAGGACCAGTCGACCGGTTCGTTCGGCATCGGCGGCGGTTACGAGACGGGGAACAAGGGTGGCTTCAAGCTGGAAGCATCGATCGAGGAAAAGAACTTCCTCGGCCGCGGCCAGTACATCCGCATTGCTGCCGGCGGCGGTAAGGATTCGCGTGATTACAGCCTGTCCTTCACGGAACCGTACTTCCTCGGCTACCGTCTTGCCGCAGGCTTTGACGTCTTCAAGAACGAGGACAAGAGCGAGAGCAATTATAGCGTAGATACGCAGGGCTTCACGTTGCGCGTGACGGCTCCGATCACGGAAGATTTGTCGACGACGTTCAAGTATAATTATGCGAAGCTGGAGTATGACTCCGCCCTGCCGAATAACGATACGCGACTTGCGACGCCGTATTGGGCTGCCATTCATGGTGGGCCTTGGGTTCGTTCTTCCATCTCTCATAGCCTGACCTATGATACGATTGATGATCGGACGATGCCTCGTGACGGTATCTTTGCGCAAGTGACCCAGGAGTTCGCTGGCGTCGGTGGAGATTCGGATTATTACAAGATCACGGGTAAGGCGCGCTACTTCTATACCTTGCTTGATGATGCGGACGTTATCGGCTCCATCGCCGTCGGTGGTGGTCATCTGTGGGGTACTGGTGGTGAGACGCGTGTCTTTGATCAGTTCACGCTTTCGGCTTCGGAACTTCGGGGTTTCGAATCGAGTGGTATCGGCCCGCGTGCGACCGCAACCGGAGATGCTATCGGCGGTACGACCTATTTCACGGCGTCGGCTGAGGCTTCGTTCCCGCTTCCGATGGTTCCCCGGGACTCCGGCTTCCGTGGTGCGGTCTTTGTCGATGCTGGAACGCTTTACGGCAACAAGGTCAAGGTTGACCCCACTGACAACGTTAAGGGCACCGACATGAGCCTGCGTGCCTCCGTCGGCGCCAGCATCATCTGGGCTTCACCGTTCGGTCCGCTGCGGTTCGACTACGCGGTTCCGATCAAGAAGGAAGAGTTCGACGAAGTTCAGCGCTTCAAGTTCGGCATTGCGACCCAGTTCTGA
- a CDS encoding LpxI family protein, with amino-acid sequence MAESRPEARDRLAIIAGGGMLPRYVADAARARGESPYILALSNESGDDWSGYDHEVISIGNYAGIGAAFRRHGIGRAVLSGWVRRRPEWRDIHAPFTALLAIPSVVRTLLKGGDDAVLKMVIRLIEGEGVRVVGAHEIVPDLLGSEGPLGAVVPDSAAEADIAAAAAAALALGRLDVGQGAVAVGGRVVALEGAEGTDGMLERVAQLRAAGRISQRRKGVLVKLCKPGQDLRADLPSIGLETLRRAKAAGLAGIAVEAGRSLILERETLVAQADAAGLFVTGILPDRTENAP; translated from the coding sequence ATGGCGGAAAGCCGGCCCGAAGCGCGCGACCGGCTGGCCATCATTGCCGGCGGCGGCATGCTGCCGCGGTACGTCGCCGATGCCGCCCGTGCCCGCGGGGAAAGCCCCTATATCCTGGCGCTCAGCAACGAATCGGGCGACGACTGGTCGGGTTACGACCACGAAGTGATCTCCATCGGAAACTATGCCGGTATCGGCGCTGCGTTCCGTCGCCACGGCATCGGCCGCGCCGTCCTGTCCGGCTGGGTGCGCCGCCGGCCGGAATGGCGCGATATCCATGCGCCCTTCACGGCGCTGCTCGCCATTCCCTCCGTCGTCCGCACCTTGCTGAAGGGCGGCGACGATGCTGTCCTGAAAATGGTCATCCGCCTCATAGAGGGCGAGGGCGTGCGTGTCGTCGGCGCCCATGAGATCGTGCCGGATCTCCTCGGAAGCGAGGGGCCGCTCGGCGCCGTCGTGCCGGACAGCGCGGCCGAGGCCGACATCGCGGCGGCCGCTGCTGCGGCCCTGGCGCTCGGCCGGCTGGACGTGGGGCAGGGCGCCGTCGCCGTCGGCGGCCGCGTGGTGGCGCTGGAGGGCGCGGAGGGCACGGACGGGATGCTGGAGCGCGTGGCGCAGCTTCGCGCGGCGGGCCGCATTTCCCAGCGCCGCAAGGGCGTTCTCGTCAAGCTGTGCAAGCCGGGGCAGGACCTGCGCGCCGACCTGCCGTCGATCGGCCTCGAAACCCTGCGCCGGGCGAAGGCGGCGGGGCTCGCGGGCATCGCCGTGGAGGCGGGCCGCTCGCTGATACTGGAGCGCGAGACACTCGTTGCGCAGGCGGATGCGGCCGGCCTCTTCGTGACGGGCATCCTGCCGGACAGAACGGAGAATGCGCCATGA
- the gltA gene encoding citrate synthase yields MTGKSADVSVGGKSVELPTRSGTIGPDVIDIGTLYKNTGTFTYDPGFTSTASCESKITYIDGDEGVLLHRGYPIEQLAEHGDFLEVCYLLLYGELPTKTQKDDFDYRVTHHTMVHEQMSKFFTGFRRDAHPMAVMCGVVGALSAFYHDSTDITDPHQRMVASLRMIAKMPTIAAMAFKYHIGQPFVYPKNDLDYASNFLRMCFAVPCEDYVANPVLARAMDRIFILHADHEQNASTSTVRLAGSSGANPFACIAAGIACLWGPAHGGANEAALNMLAEIGSVDRIPEYIARAKDKNDPFRLMGFGHRVYKNYDPRARIMQKTTHEVLGELGIKDDPMLEVAMELERIALTDEYFVEKKLYPNIDFYSGITLKALGFPTTMFTVLFALARTVGWIAQWNEMIEDPEQRIGRPRQLYVGAPKRDYLPVSKR; encoded by the coding sequence ATGACAGGAAAAAGCGCGGATGTATCGGTCGGCGGCAAGTCAGTGGAACTGCCGACGCGATCCGGGACGATCGGCCCCGATGTGATCGACATCGGCACGCTCTACAAGAATACCGGCACCTTCACCTACGACCCCGGCTTCACCTCCACCGCCTCGTGCGAATCGAAGATCACCTATATCGATGGCGACGAAGGTGTTCTGCTGCATCGCGGCTATCCCATCGAACAACTGGCCGAACACGGCGATTTTCTGGAAGTCTGCTACCTCCTGTTGTACGGCGAATTGCCGACGAAGACCCAGAAGGACGATTTCGACTATCGCGTCACGCACCACACCATGGTGCACGAGCAGATGTCGAAGTTCTTCACCGGCTTCCGCCGTGACGCCCATCCGATGGCCGTGATGTGCGGCGTCGTCGGTGCGCTCTCGGCCTTCTACCACGACTCGACCGACATCACCGACCCGCACCAGCGCATGGTCGCCTCGCTGCGCATGATCGCCAAGATGCCGACGATCGCCGCCATGGCCTTCAAGTACCATATCGGCCAGCCCTTCGTTTACCCGAAGAACGACCTCGACTATGCGTCGAACTTCCTGCGCATGTGTTTCGCCGTTCCCTGCGAGGACTATGTCGCGAACCCGGTTCTGGCCCGCGCCATGGACCGCATCTTCATCCTGCACGCCGACCACGAGCAGAACGCCTCGACCTCGACCGTCCGCCTCGCGGGCTCGTCGGGCGCCAATCCGTTTGCCTGCATCGCGGCCGGCATCGCCTGCCTGTGGGGCCCGGCCCATGGCGGCGCCAACGAGGCAGCGCTCAACATGCTCGCCGAAATCGGCTCGGTCGACCGCATTCCGGAATATATCGCCCGCGCCAAGGACAAGAACGATCCGTTCCGCCTGATGGGCTTCGGCCACCGCGTCTACAAGAACTATGACCCGCGCGCCCGCATCATGCAGAAGACGACGCACGAGGTTCTCGGCGAGCTCGGCATCAAGGACGACCCGATGCTGGAAGTGGCGATGGAGCTGGAGCGCATCGCGCTGACGGACGAGTATTTCGTCGAGAAGAAGCTCTATCCGAACATCGACTTCTATTCCGGCATCACGCTGAAGGCGCTGGGCTTCCCCACCACCATGTTCACCGTGCTCTTCGCGCTCGCCCGCACGGTCGGCTGGATCGCCCAGTGGAACGAGATGATCGAAGACCCGGAACAGCGCATCGGCCGCCCGCGCCAGCTCTATGTCGGCGCACCCAAGCGCGACTACCTGCCAGTCTCCAAGCGCTGA